One segment of Streptomyces sp. YIM 121038 DNA contains the following:
- a CDS encoding acyl-CoA thioesterase, translating into MPRLVQSATHIMRDVSVAAAARVRWGECDLQGHAYYASYIPWFDLGREKFALDVGADYRKYQIATTDLYVRYHQPAKYLDELVIRTWAAAPGTLTYYYEIYRKNGGQLLAEARTVHAFVDAERGVLTKIPDDMHHAFVEFLESYRKRKNDPAPAEGSESCSVSAEHLPAGSPRKSGETS; encoded by the coding sequence ATGCCACGTCTCGTGCAGTCGGCCACCCACATCATGCGTGACGTCAGCGTGGCGGCCGCGGCGCGCGTCCGCTGGGGGGAATGCGACCTTCAGGGGCACGCCTACTACGCCAGTTACATTCCCTGGTTCGACCTCGGGCGCGAGAAGTTCGCCCTGGACGTGGGCGCCGACTACCGCAAGTACCAGATCGCGACCACCGATCTGTACGTCCGTTACCACCAGCCCGCCAAGTACCTCGACGAGTTGGTGATCAGGACGTGGGCGGCCGCGCCCGGCACCCTCACCTATTACTACGAGATCTACCGGAAGAATGGCGGGCAGCTCCTCGCCGAGGCGCGCACCGTCCACGCGTTCGTCGACGCTGAGCGCGGGGTCCTGACCAAAATTCCCGACGACATGCATCACGCCTTCGTGGAATTCCTGGAGAGCTACCGAAAGCGAAAGAACGACCCGGCCCCGGCCGAGGGATCGGAATCGTGCTCCGTATCCGCAGAGCACCTGCCCGCGGGTTCGCCTCGAAAGTCTGGAGAGACGTCATGA
- the fabG gene encoding 3-oxoacyl-ACP reductase FabG: protein MSDLQGRVALVTGATRGIGLAVAVELAREGATVLMNHRGKPERAQEALARVRAIQPRARLLQADIADSAAIEDMFRSIRHDHGRLDAFVNNAGITQDGYALMMGEAKWRKVIDTNLTGAFLCTRAAARLMARRRTGAIVTVSSTSAVRPPVGQANYAAAKAGTVALTQALAKELGPYGVRVNCVVPGFIDTSMTRQIPSDRLAENLRHVPLGRIGRPQEVASAVRFLLSDAAAYVTGSSVVVDGGLIC, encoded by the coding sequence GTGAGCGATCTCCAAGGGCGCGTCGCCCTGGTCACCGGAGCCACCCGCGGCATCGGACTCGCCGTGGCCGTCGAGCTGGCCCGCGAGGGCGCCACGGTGCTCATGAACCACCGCGGGAAGCCCGAGCGGGCCCAAGAGGCCCTGGCCCGGGTCCGGGCGATTCAGCCCCGGGCCCGGCTCCTCCAGGCCGACATCGCCGACAGCGCCGCCATCGAGGACATGTTCCGTTCCATCAGGCACGATCACGGCCGTCTCGACGCCTTCGTCAACAACGCGGGCATCACCCAGGACGGCTACGCGCTCATGATGGGCGAGGCCAAGTGGCGCAAGGTCATCGACACCAACCTCACGGGCGCGTTCCTGTGTACGCGCGCCGCCGCCCGCCTCATGGCGCGGCGCCGCACCGGTGCCATCGTCACCGTGAGCTCGACGAGCGCCGTACGCCCTCCGGTGGGGCAGGCCAACTACGCGGCGGCCAAGGCAGGCACCGTCGCCCTGACGCAGGCCCTCGCCAAGGAACTCGGCCCCTACGGCGTCCGCGTGAACTGCGTGGTGCCCGGCTTCATCGACACGTCGATGACGCGGCAGATCCCTTCGGACCGGCTCGCGGAGAACCTGCGGCACGTGCCGCTCGGCCGCATCGGCCGACCCCAAGAGGTCGCGTCCGCCGTGCGGTTCCTGCTCAGTGACGCGGCCGCGTACGTCACCGGGTCCTCCGTCGTCGTCGACGGCGGCCTCATCTGCTAG
- a CDS encoding 4'-phosphopantetheinyl transferase superfamily protein, translated as MDLVDLRRWELALARCGEGLARRYFAPQERCAARELATAERGFVEILGHLFGVKESVVKAVGGLPPTARLADVHVEIPADGDDKEPWTVRLSGPLGEWARAERLDVVGASAPLESGMALAWAATQDAGPRA; from the coding sequence GTGGATCTGGTGGACCTGCGCCGCTGGGAGCTCGCCCTCGCACGGTGCGGCGAGGGGCTCGCGCGGCGGTACTTCGCACCCCAGGAACGGTGCGCCGCGCGGGAACTCGCCACCGCGGAGCGGGGTTTCGTGGAAATCCTCGGCCACCTCTTCGGTGTGAAGGAGAGCGTCGTCAAGGCGGTGGGCGGCCTGCCGCCCACCGCGCGCCTCGCGGACGTCCACGTCGAGATCCCCGCCGACGGCGACGACAAGGAGCCCTGGACCGTGCGGCTGAGCGGCCCCCTGGGCGAGTGGGCCCGGGCCGAGCGGCTCGACGTGGTCGGGGCGTCGGCTCCCCTGGAGTCCGGCATGGCTCTCGCCTGGGCGGCGACTCAGGATGCGGGGCCCCGCGCATGA
- the fabZ gene encoding 3-hydroxyacyl-ACP dehydratase FabZ, with the protein MTGPLPLPPRDAVLGADDIARLLPHRYPFFLLDRVTALEPGTSAEAVKNVTASDAVLAGHFPGRMLYPGVLLVECVAQLAAVIYGSAAARSATGDLVGDVADRVGYLAEIRQAKFLKPVLPGDQVTVRAHSGPRLGGLISVTGQAAVGRELVMTARLAVTELAP; encoded by the coding sequence ATGACCGGGCCGCTCCCCCTGCCGCCCCGCGACGCGGTGCTCGGCGCCGACGACATCGCCCGGCTGCTGCCCCACCGCTATCCCTTCTTCCTCCTCGACCGCGTCACGGCGCTCGAACCCGGCACGAGCGCGGAGGCCGTCAAGAACGTCACCGCCTCCGACGCCGTCCTGGCCGGTCACTTCCCCGGCCGCATGCTCTACCCGGGCGTCCTCCTGGTCGAGTGCGTGGCACAACTCGCCGCGGTCATCTACGGCAGCGCCGCCGCCCGGTCGGCGACGGGAGACCTCGTGGGGGACGTGGCCGACCGGGTGGGCTACCTCGCCGAGATCCGTCAGGCCAAGTTCCTCAAACCCGTGCTTCCCGGCGACCAGGTGACCGTACGCGCGCACAGCGGTCCTCGCCTGGGCGGGCTGATCTCGGTCACGGGCCAGGCGGCGGTGGGCCGGGAGCTGGTGATGACCGCGCGTCTGGCCGTCACCGAACTCGCCCCGTGA
- a CDS encoding phosphopantetheine-binding protein: MVMTLDEATRRAAARQDLCAQVKTLLVERLALNVDPRSIGDDQPLFGRGLELDSIDTLELAMAVEDTFGVTVTDDDTHSLLSLNRLVDHIEGARA, translated from the coding sequence ATGGTGATGACACTCGACGAGGCGACCCGCCGGGCAGCCGCCCGGCAGGACCTGTGCGCACAGGTCAAGACGCTGCTGGTCGAACGGCTCGCCCTGAACGTCGATCCGCGCTCCATCGGCGACGACCAGCCGCTGTTCGGCCGCGGCCTGGAACTCGACTCCATCGACACCCTCGAACTGGCCATGGCCGTGGAGGACACCTTCGGCGTGACCGTCACCGACGACGACACCCACAGCCTGCTGTCGCTCAACCGGCTGGTCGACCACATCGAAGGCGCCCGCGCATGA
- a CDS encoding NAD(P)/FAD-dependent oxidoreductase, giving the protein MNRSRRARHHGRPVQVVIVGAGISGLGLGMALKRAGHHDFTILERADDIGGVWRDNTYPGAACDIPAPLYSYSFAPHAWSQRYAGQREILDYLRGCADAHQLRGHLRLGTEVRSAHFDERTRRWRLRTRTGEIHEADVLVPACGQLSRPAAPRLPGSERFTGRIVHSARWDHGLDLAHRRVAVIGTGASALQIVPQVARQAAHLTVFQRSAPYVVPRWQRAYRPGPGARGRLGAKAARLGWWLFNELTVPGLTRRWRTRGFTAFGCAAQLRRQVHDPAVRERLTPRDEVGCKRIGISSDYYPVFNEPHVELVTDPVADLTEDAIRTENGREHPVDVIIQATGFSATDFLASLHITGREGRALADHWRDGARAYLGMTVPGFPNMFVLYGPHTNVGAGSVVYMVESQIRYVLDALRVIGRGTRELLDVRADAEDVFTAEMRHRLRSTVWSTCRNWYRGKNASVTTNWPGQTAEYRRRTRRVNLAHYRPADPADHHAHAPRT; this is encoded by the coding sequence GTGAACCGCTCCCGCCGCGCTCGGCACCACGGCCGTCCGGTCCAGGTGGTCATCGTCGGAGCGGGCATCAGCGGCCTCGGCCTGGGCATGGCCCTCAAGCGGGCAGGCCACCACGACTTCACGATCCTGGAGCGGGCCGACGACATCGGCGGGGTGTGGCGCGACAACACCTACCCCGGCGCCGCCTGCGACATCCCCGCCCCGCTGTACTCCTACTCGTTCGCGCCGCACGCCTGGTCACAACGCTACGCCGGACAGCGGGAGATCCTGGACTATCTGCGCGGCTGCGCGGACGCCCACCAGCTGCGCGGCCATCTGCGCCTGGGGACCGAGGTCCGCTCGGCCCACTTCGACGAGCGCACCCGGCGCTGGCGGCTGCGCACCCGGACCGGTGAGATCCACGAGGCGGACGTCCTGGTGCCTGCCTGCGGCCAGTTGAGCCGCCCCGCCGCGCCCCGACTGCCCGGCAGCGAGCGCTTCACGGGGCGGATCGTCCACTCGGCACGCTGGGACCACGGCCTCGACCTGGCCCACCGCAGAGTCGCGGTGATCGGGACCGGCGCGAGCGCCCTGCAGATCGTGCCCCAGGTGGCGCGGCAGGCAGCGCACCTGACGGTGTTCCAGCGCTCCGCCCCCTACGTGGTGCCCCGCTGGCAGCGCGCCTACCGCCCCGGGCCGGGCGCCCGCGGCCGACTCGGGGCGAAGGCGGCACGGCTCGGGTGGTGGCTGTTCAACGAGCTGACCGTGCCCGGCCTGACCCGGCGGTGGCGGACCCGGGGATTCACCGCCTTCGGCTGCGCGGCCCAACTGCGCAGACAGGTCCACGACCCCGCGGTCCGCGAGCGCCTCACCCCGCGCGACGAGGTGGGCTGCAAGCGGATCGGGATCTCCAGCGACTACTACCCCGTCTTCAACGAACCCCACGTCGAGCTCGTCACCGACCCCGTCGCGGACCTCACCGAGGACGCGATCCGCACCGAGAACGGCCGGGAGCATCCGGTCGACGTCATCATCCAGGCCACCGGCTTCTCGGCCACGGACTTCCTGGCGTCGCTGCACATCACCGGCCGCGAGGGGCGCGCACTCGCCGACCACTGGCGCGACGGGGCCAGGGCGTACTTGGGGATGACCGTGCCCGGCTTCCCCAACATGTTCGTCCTGTACGGACCGCACACCAACGTCGGCGCCGGGAGCGTCGTCTACATGGTCGAGAGCCAGATCCGCTACGTCCTCGACGCGCTGCGCGTCATCGGCCGGGGCACCCGTGAACTGCTCGACGTGCGCGCCGATGCCGAGGACGTCTTCACGGCGGAGATGCGCCACCGCCTGCGGTCCACCGTCTGGTCGACCTGCCGCAACTGGTACCGGGGCAAGAACGCCTCCGTCACCACCAACTGGCCCGGCCAGACGGCCGAGTACCGCCGCCGCACCCGCCGGGTGAACCTGGCCCACTACCGGCCCGCCGATCCCGCGGACCACCACGCCCACGCGCCGCGGACCTGA
- a CDS encoding ACP S-malonyltransferase translates to MSPTVAFVFPGQGSQFPGMGYEMERWGRRADALGSRAEDVTGLPVRALMKRADTSALADPEVAQVLVLTWSLAALEQLRGHGWRPAVVAGHSLGEYTALVACGCIDQETALSLVARRGRAMAAAAAARRGAMAAIVGLAPQRVQGLCHAASADGEVAVVANWNSPRQVVVAGSRTAVEGVVAAARAAGALRARLLPVGGAYHSPLMDSAHQRLTEHLADVALAPPAIPFVSSTTGLRVTDVEAYRQDLLAQIISPVRWQDVMRTLADCGVDTYVEAGPGRVLHGLAREMARTAEHLTTGDALRRTPAPTEPVDARGAVPPSSKEQ, encoded by the coding sequence ATGAGCCCCACCGTGGCCTTCGTCTTTCCCGGGCAGGGAAGCCAGTTCCCCGGCATGGGCTACGAGATGGAGCGGTGGGGCCGCCGGGCCGACGCCCTGGGCAGCCGGGCGGAGGACGTCACCGGGCTGCCGGTGCGTGCCCTGATGAAGCGCGCCGACACCTCGGCGCTCGCCGACCCCGAAGTGGCTCAAGTACTGGTCCTCACCTGGTCCCTCGCCGCCCTTGAGCAGCTGCGCGGGCACGGCTGGCGGCCCGCCGTGGTCGCCGGCCACAGCCTGGGCGAGTACACGGCGCTGGTGGCGTGCGGCTGCATCGACCAGGAGACCGCGCTGTCCCTGGTCGCCCGCCGCGGCAGGGCGATGGCGGCCGCGGCCGCCGCCCGCAGGGGCGCCATGGCCGCGATCGTCGGCCTCGCACCGCAGCGGGTGCAAGGGCTGTGCCACGCCGCCTCGGCCGACGGCGAGGTCGCGGTCGTGGCCAACTGGAACTCGCCGCGCCAGGTGGTGGTGGCCGGGAGCCGGACCGCGGTCGAGGGCGTCGTCGCCGCCGCGCGGGCCGCCGGTGCCCTGCGGGCCCGGCTGCTGCCCGTCGGCGGCGCGTACCACTCGCCGCTGATGGACAGCGCCCATCAGCGGCTCACCGAGCACCTCGCCGACGTCGCGCTCGCCCCGCCCGCCATCCCGTTCGTCTCCAGCACCACCGGTCTGCGCGTCACCGACGTCGAGGCCTACCGCCAGGACCTCCTGGCACAGATCATCTCCCCGGTGCGCTGGCAGGACGTCATGCGCACCCTGGCCGACTGCGGCGTGGACACCTACGTCGAAGCGGGACCGGGACGCGTCCTGCACGGCCTCGCCCGCGAGATGGCCCGCACGGCAGAGCACCTGACGACCGGGGACGCGCTGCGTCGAACGCCCGCGCCGACCGAGCCGGTGGACGCCCGCGGCGCCGTACCCCCCTCCAGCAAGGAACAGTGA
- a CDS encoding glycine cleavage T C-terminal barrel domain-containing protein, giving the protein MTTHHHTSTDEEYAALREGVGLVDYEGAGLLTVTGPGATAYLGRVGTRGVDFLLEGQSTSSLLLREDGTIVAEALIHCRGADYLVEIWPDQARAATAHLLAAAAERPGVTVEDISTRCAVLGIEGPSSFKIAQAYLDFPIASLSYRSCVGVEWAGNAVTLSRTGVTGEYGYKFFVPSPRAATLRAELGAKGAVECGRQALDICRMEVRFASHEHEHTGGPVTPFDVGLQWMLDPEQDHVGREALDERRPHEHRSPVCWTAASDLDAAPGRGTPVAVEDAEVGTVTHCVWSPRLGRFIGTAAVDPGVAASGQEFRLAGTGAVVRTVSAPFLTATSLGVALD; this is encoded by the coding sequence ATGACAACCCACCACCACACCAGCACCGATGAGGAGTACGCGGCCCTGCGCGAGGGGGTCGGTCTCGTCGACTACGAAGGCGCCGGCCTGCTGACCGTCACCGGGCCCGGGGCGACGGCCTACCTGGGGCGGGTCGGGACGCGCGGCGTCGACTTCCTCCTCGAGGGCCAGAGCACCTCGTCGCTGTTGCTGCGCGAGGACGGCACCATCGTCGCCGAGGCGCTCATCCACTGCCGGGGAGCCGACTACCTCGTGGAGATCTGGCCGGACCAGGCCCGCGCCGCCACCGCCCATCTGCTGGCGGCCGCCGCAGAGCGCCCCGGTGTCACCGTCGAGGACATCAGCACGCGGTGCGCGGTCCTCGGCATCGAAGGCCCCTCCTCGTTCAAGATCGCGCAGGCGTACCTCGACTTCCCCATCGCCTCGCTGTCGTACCGCAGTTGCGTCGGCGTCGAGTGGGCGGGGAACGCGGTGACGCTCTCGCGGACCGGGGTCACCGGCGAGTACGGCTACAAGTTCTTCGTCCCCTCCCCGCGGGCGGCGACGCTGCGCGCGGAGCTCGGCGCGAAGGGCGCGGTGGAGTGCGGCAGGCAGGCGCTCGACATCTGCCGCATGGAGGTCCGCTTCGCCAGCCACGAGCACGAGCACACCGGCGGCCCGGTGACCCCCTTCGACGTGGGCCTGCAGTGGATGCTCGACCCCGAACAGGACCACGTGGGACGCGAGGCCCTCGACGAGCGGCGCCCGCACGAGCACCGCTCCCCCGTGTGCTGGACCGCGGCATCCGACCTGGACGCGGCGCCCGGCCGAGGCACCCCCGTCGCGGTCGAGGACGCCGAGGTGGGCACGGTGACGCACTGCGTGTGGTCCCCGCGGCTCGGCCGCTTCATCGGCACCGCCGCCGTCGACCCCGGGGTGGCCGCCTCGGGCCAGGAGTTCCGCCTCGCGGGGACCGGCGCCGTGGTGCGCACCGTGTCCGCGCCCTTCCTGACGGCCACCAGCCTCGGCGTCGCGCTCGACTGA
- a CDS encoding alpha/beta hydrolase, whose amino-acid sequence MPLHPQAAALLEHLSRLRMPPLESVGVPAVRELLGGLRQVQGEAEPVAAITETRVPGPAGLLPVRVYHPSARPGPRPLMVFFHGGGWIAGDVELVDKPLRRLANACGAVVASVEYRRAPETQFPGPAEDAYAAITALAERAEDLGADPGRLVVAGESAGGNLAAAACLMSRDRGGPAIAAQLLICPSLAPEADSPFVSYRRYATGYLNTRAAMAHFWDLYLASPQDAAHPYAAPLLAEERTGLPPALILVAEYDPLRDEATAYGHFLRTSGVPGTVRRYDGALHVFFLMCESSAAARARADITAWLHDRFPTEGVAPGRAG is encoded by the coding sequence ATGCCCTTGCACCCGCAAGCCGCGGCGTTACTGGAGCACCTCTCCCGGCTGCGCATGCCCCCTCTGGAATCGGTCGGCGTGCCCGCGGTCCGCGAGTTGCTGGGCGGCCTGCGCCAGGTCCAGGGCGAGGCCGAGCCGGTCGCGGCGATCACCGAAACCCGTGTGCCGGGCCCGGCGGGATTGCTCCCGGTGCGCGTCTACCACCCTTCCGCGCGCCCCGGTCCCCGTCCGCTGATGGTGTTCTTCCACGGCGGCGGCTGGATCGCCGGAGACGTGGAGCTGGTGGACAAGCCACTGCGGAGGCTGGCCAACGCGTGCGGCGCGGTCGTGGCCAGCGTGGAGTACCGGCGTGCCCCGGAGACCCAGTTCCCCGGCCCCGCCGAGGACGCGTACGCCGCGATCACCGCCCTCGCGGAGCGGGCGGAGGACCTCGGTGCCGATCCCGGGCGCCTCGTGGTCGCGGGGGAGAGCGCGGGAGGCAACCTGGCAGCGGCGGCCTGCCTGATGTCCAGGGACCGCGGCGGACCCGCGATCGCCGCGCAGCTGCTGATCTGCCCGAGCCTCGCTCCGGAGGCGGACTCTCCCTTCGTCTCCTACCGGCGGTACGCCACGGGGTACCTCAACACCCGTGCCGCCATGGCCCACTTCTGGGACCTCTACCTCGCCTCCCCGCAGGACGCGGCGCATCCGTACGCGGCGCCGCTGCTCGCCGAGGAGCGCACGGGGCTTCCTCCCGCCCTCATCCTGGTCGCGGAGTACGACCCGCTGCGGGACGAGGCGACGGCCTACGGCCACTTCCTGCGCACCAGCGGCGTCCCCGGCACCGTCCGGCGCTACGACGGCGCCCTGCACGTCTTCTTCCTGATGTGCGAGTCGTCCGCCGCGGCCCGGGCGCGGGCCGACATCACCGCGTGGCTGCACGACCGCTTCCCCACCGAGGGCGTGGCCCCGGGCCGTGCCGGCTGA
- a CDS encoding FAD-binding oxidoreductase, producing MKDGALDRLRGKLLGEVVGPRDAGYDSARRVYNAMIDKRPAVIARCLGTADVVTAVRFAREEGLLIAVRGGGHSVAGHAMCDDGLVIDLSLMRGVHVDPERRTARVQGGALLGDVDRETQLHGLAIPTGQMSETGIAGLTLNGGVGMMLHKYGLTCDNLLSADVVTVDGELLTASADSHEELFWALRGGGGNFGVVTSFEFRAHPVGPMMLAGFLAHPVERAEEVLTFLRDFSASSPAYLSADALFIHAPEADFVPEEFQGMPMVALFVRYFGPMADAWRTVQPLRDFGSPLYDSLGPMPLVAVQSMLDTFTPAGNLHYWTSEFLPGFGAEQIAAVAAIGSDLPSSLTTINVHPFDTAATDVPADATAFAHREDSWLIHVICQWQDPAESDRCRAWVKKASSQLKAFGHGNTYLNTTSEDDETDRVRAFWDEPRLARLARVKAAYDPDNVLRFNHNIAPAPRRAAP from the coding sequence ATGAAGGACGGTGCGCTCGACCGCCTGCGCGGCAAGCTGCTGGGCGAGGTGGTGGGACCGCGGGACGCCGGGTACGACTCGGCACGCCGGGTCTACAACGCCATGATCGACAAGCGTCCCGCGGTCATCGCCCGGTGCCTGGGGACCGCGGACGTCGTCACAGCGGTGCGCTTCGCCCGGGAAGAGGGGCTGCTGATCGCCGTGCGGGGCGGCGGACACAGCGTCGCGGGGCACGCGATGTGCGACGACGGGCTCGTCATCGACCTGTCCCTCATGCGCGGGGTGCACGTCGACCCCGAGCGCCGCACCGCGCGCGTACAGGGCGGAGCGCTGCTGGGTGACGTGGACCGCGAGACGCAGCTGCACGGCCTGGCGATCCCGACGGGGCAGATGTCGGAGACCGGCATCGCCGGGCTCACCCTCAACGGCGGCGTGGGCATGATGCTCCACAAGTACGGCCTGACCTGCGACAACCTCCTGTCCGCCGATGTGGTCACCGTCGACGGCGAGCTGCTGACCGCCAGCGCCGACAGCCACGAGGAGCTCTTCTGGGCGTTGCGCGGCGGCGGCGGAAACTTCGGCGTGGTCACCTCCTTCGAGTTCCGGGCACACCCGGTCGGGCCGATGATGCTGGCCGGTTTCCTCGCCCACCCCGTCGAACGGGCCGAGGAAGTCCTCACGTTCCTGCGGGACTTCAGCGCGAGCAGCCCCGCGTACCTGAGCGCGGACGCGCTGTTCATCCACGCCCCCGAGGCGGACTTCGTGCCCGAGGAGTTCCAGGGCATGCCGATGGTCGCCCTGTTCGTGCGCTACTTCGGCCCGATGGCGGACGCCTGGCGGACCGTGCAGCCCCTGCGGGACTTCGGCAGCCCGCTGTACGACAGCCTCGGCCCGATGCCGTTGGTGGCCGTGCAGTCGATGCTGGACACCTTCACCCCGGCAGGCAATCTGCACTACTGGACCAGTGAGTTCCTGCCCGGCTTCGGGGCGGAGCAGATCGCGGCCGTCGCGGCCATCGGCAGCGATCTGCCGTCGTCACTCACCACGATCAACGTCCACCCCTTCGACACGGCCGCCACGGACGTCCCCGCGGACGCCACCGCGTTCGCGCACCGCGAGGACAGCTGGCTGATCCATGTGATCTGTCAGTGGCAGGACCCCGCCGAGTCGGACCGCTGCCGCGCGTGGGTCAAGAAGGCGAGCTCCCAGCTCAAGGCCTTCGGCCACGGCAACACCTACCTCAACACCACGTCGGAGGACGACGAGACGGACCGCGTCCGTGCCTTCTGGGACGAGCCCCGCCTCGCGCGCCTCGCCCGGGTCAAGGCGGCGTACGACCCGGACAACGTGCTGCGGTTCAACCACAACATCGCGCCCGCCCCACGACGGGCCGCGCCGTGA